The following DNA comes from Nitrogeniibacter aestuarii.
GATGAGACGGCCACCAGATTGGCCGACGAGCCGGAATTGACCGTCAGTGCCCGGCGCGTGCCGACGAAGGACGCCAGCCGGGTTTCGAATTCGGTGTTGAAGCGCCCGGTGGTCAGCCAGCCATCTAGTGCGGCGGCGACCATGGCTTGTGTTTCAGTTTCGCCAATGACTTTGCCGGAGGGCGGAATCGGTGTCTCTCCCGGGATGAATTCCGGGGTCTCGGTCCGGTTCGAAAAATGGGCATGGACCGCCTCCTGGATCGCGTCCCGGCTCATTCGGCGGGCTCCAGCAACGCAGCGTAGGCGGCGATATTCTCATCCATGAGCACCTGCGCCGATTCGCCATCATGGTGACGCCGGTACCAGTCAGCCACGAGATCGAGCGTGTCGGGCAGCGAGCAGCGCGGTTGCCAGCCGAGCAGGGATCGGGCATCGGAGCTGTCGAGGCGAAGCACGCCCGCTTCGTGCGGATGGGGCTGCGTATCGCTGACCCATACGCCACCGAGGCGTTCGCACAGGGCGTCCGCGACATGGGCGACCGAGGTCATGTCGGCGGCGGCCGGACCGAAGTTCCAGGCGCGCTCTGCCGTGGTATCGCCGGCCAGCAGCCGGGCCCCCAGGTTCAGGTAGCCGGCGAGTGGTTCGAGGACGTGCTGCCAGGGACGAATGGCGTGCGGCTGGCGAATCCGGGTCTCGGCGCCGCTCAATGCTGCCCGGACCAGATCCGGCACGAGGCGGTCGGCGGCCCAGTCTCCACCCCCGACGACGTTTCCGGCGCGCGCGCTGGCAATGCGTGGTGCGCCCGTGTCGCGAAAGCTCGCACGCCAGCTCGCAGTGACAAGTTCAGCACATGCCTTGGAGCTGCTGTAAGGGTCGTCACCGCCCAGCGCGTCGCCCTCGCGGTAGCCCGCGGCGCCCGGCGGGGGGGCGTAGCATTTGTCGCTGGTGACGACCACGACGCCCTGAGCGCCGCATCGCTGGGCCGCATCGAGCACATGGGCCGTGCCCATGACATTGGTTGCGTAGGTGCCGATGGGGTCTTCATAGCTTGCCCGTACGAGGGATTGGGCGGCCAGATGAAAGACCAGTTCAGGTCGGCTCGACGCGAAAATCTGCTGTACCGCCGAGGCATCGCGGACATCGGCGATGTGGTGGGCCAGTGTGTGCTCGAGTGAGGCCTCGATGAACAGGGCAGGGTGTGATGCCGGCGGCAATGCGAGGCCCGACACCCGGGCGCCCAGGTGCGTCAGCCAGCGGGTGAGCCAACTGCCTTTGAAGCCGGTGTGGCCCGTCACCATGATCCGGCGGCCTTGATAGGCCGACGTGCTTACCAGCACTTCCATGGCGCCTGTCCGCTGTCCCACAGATTTTCGAGCAGGAGCTTCTCGCGCAGGGTGTCCATGGGCTGCCAGAAACCATGGTGGCGAAATGCGTTGAGTTCGCCGCGCTCGACGAGACGCTCCAGCGGGGTGCTCTCCCAGGCGGTCTTGTCGCCGTCGATGGTGTCGATGACCTTGGGTGAGAGGACGAAAAAGCCCCCGTTGATGGTGTTGGTCTGCTCCAGGGGCTTCTCGACGAAATGAGTCACGCAGTCGCCTTCGAGCTCGAGCGCCCCGAAGCGGCCTTTGGGGGTGACGGCCGTGACGGTGGCCAGCTGGTCGTGCGTCTCGTGAAAACGCCACAGGGCGGTCAGATCAATATCCGCCAGACCGTCACCGTAGGTGAAGAAAAAGGCGTCGTCATCGGCGACAAAACGTTTGACGCGCGCCAGACGGCCGCCGGTCATGGTGTGTTCGCCAGTGTCGACGAGGGTCACCCGCCAGGGCTCGGCGTGCTGCTCATGCACCTCCATGCGGTTGTTGCGCATGTCGAACGTGACGTCGGAGGTGTGGAGAAAATAGTTGGCGAAGTACTCCTTGATGACGTAGCCCTTGTAGCCCAGACAGATGATGAAATCCGTGATTCCGTGAGCGGTGAAGATTTTCATCAGGTGCCACAGGAGCGGGCGGCCGCCCACTTCCACCATGGGTTTGGGTTTGAGGTGTGTTTCCTCGGTCAGCCGGGTGCCGATGCCACCTGCAAGAATGACGGCCTTCATGCCTCGTCGCCTTAAAGGTCAATGAGCGCATGGTAGGGGATTCTGTCAAGAAATGCGGACGAAACAGACCGGTAAAACCGGTCTAATTCAAGCGCTCAGCAGCACCTTGGCGTCCGGATCAGGCAGCAAGGTCCAGCCGGGGGAGAGCTCATCCGGCGTGAGGGCACCGTATCCCCAGGTGGCAGCGAAGAAGGCCAGCGCGTTGGCGTCGGCGGATTCGCCGTCCTCGGCCCGGTCGCCCACGTAGGCGGTCTCAGTGGCCTGAAGTGACAGTTCGCTCAACTGACGTTCGATCATGGCCGCCTTGCTGGGCAGGCGCGGTTCGGTCATGTCGAGCGCATAGACGGAGTCGAACAGGTCGCGCCAGCCGAACATGTCGAGAATCGCCCGGGTCGGGTGCAGGCGCTTGTTGGTGGCGATGTGCAGCGATTTTCCGGCGGCCCTGAGGTCGTGGAGCATCCGGTCAACGCCTTCGTAGGCTGTCGTCGCCTTCAGGCCGCCGCCGTCGTAGGCCGATTTGAACGCGTCGCTGAGGCGCTCGATCGTTCCGGGGTCGGTGGTGCCGCTGAGCAGTTCCAGTGTTTCCTTGAGCGGGGGGCCGATGATGTCCGATCCGATGGGGCGGACCGGTGCGGTGCCGGTCTGTTCGAAGGCCTGACGAAAGCTGGCCAGAATGGCCGGGGCCGAGTCGATGAGCGTGCCGTCGAGGTCGAAGATGTACGTGGAGAAACGGGACATGGCGGCAATGGGCTGCGGGTGGTGAGCGTTGGGGCGCCCATTGTCGCATGAGGCGGCTCAGGCCATCATCACCCGGTTCTTGCCCGCTTTCTTGGCGCGGTACATGGCCTTGTCGGCGCGATCAATGGCGGCTTCGGCGGGTTCATCGTCTTCCAGTCGCGCCACCCCGGCGCTGAAGGTGATGAGCAGCTTCTGGCCGCCGGTCAGGAAGTACTTGTTGGTCAGCGCGCGTTGCAGGCGATGCATGGCCTTGACGGCATCCTCGGCATCCGTGTCGGGCAGGATGACGACGAATTCCTCGCCACCGAAGCGGCCGAGGCTGTCCTGCGGGCGAAGGTTTTCCTTGACCACTTCGGTCAGGTGAAGCAGGGCGGCGTCGCCCGCATGGTGACCGTGGTTGTCGTTGATCTTCTTGAAATTGTCCACATCCAGCAGGCCGATGCACAGGCTGCTTGACCGGCGCTGTGCCCGGGCAATCTCGCGTTTGAGCGCTTCGTCCAGCCCTTTGCGGTTGAGGGCGCCGGTGAGCGGGTCGTGGCGCACCATCTCGCTGGTGTGATGCAGTTCGTTCTGCAGTTTGGCAATCTCGGCGTTGGCCAGATCCACCTGGTCGCGCAAGGACTGCAGGTCTTCACTCGAGCGCTTGGCCGACTCTTGTGCCGCACGCGTCTCGCGAAGCAGGTTTTCAACCACATCGGACAGCTGGCTGATGTCTTCTGCCTGCTCGATCTCGCCGGCGCACTGCTCCAGCGTGTCGTGGAAGGTGCCGGCCGAGTCGCTCATGTCCGCCAACCGGTCGATGAAGCCGGCGAGCATTTGTTTGAGGCGGGACTGTGCGTTTGACAGTTCCTGCTTGAGCTTGCCTTGCTGGTCGATGACGTCGCGCAGGCGGCGTTCGACTTCATCGAGGCTGCGGATGTCGAGCGGTTGGCTGAAGGCCTGGTGCAGCACGGCCAGCTGACCGCTGAGCCAGCGGTCGTCGATCACCAGCGCGCTGATGTTCTGGACCACGAGCTGAAGCAGGGCGGTGAGCGACTCGCGCACCGAGGCCTGGTCTTCGCCTGCCCATTCCAGTTTCAGGGCCAGCTCTTCCAGGCTGGCCTGGAGTTCGGGCAGGTCGGTCCGGCTCGGGTTGGCTGCGAGACGCTTGCCAACGGTGTCGACCGCGTCGGCAAGGGCGGGCAGATCGCTCAGGAACGAGCGTACGCCGCGGTGCATCAGCAGCTCGAGTTCCGCCCCCAGTTCAGGCGCGAGTGTCGCCAGTGCAATTGCATTGAGGGTCTGCTGATCCGAGGGGCTGCCGACCAATGCTGTGGTTTCTGGCTTCTCAGCCGCTGCACTGGCCTGTGTTTCGCTGGCGGGGGTGTCCGGCACCAGTTGTGCATCATCGGCTTCGGAATTGCTTGACCAGCTTCTCACCAGTCCGCCGAGCCGGGTGTGGAGCACGGAGGCATCACCGCCGGTCGATTTGAGTACATGCGCCAGCGACTCGCGCTTGCGGGCTTGTGTCAGGTTGGCGTGCCGGCGGTCGAGTTGCTCGATCAGTTGTTGCAGCAGCGAGCTCCACGCCAGATTGCCGCTATCGGTTGCCGTCGATAACTCGATGAGCGCACGTGCGATCGGGGGCCAGCTGCGTTGGACAACCGCCTGTTCGAACTGGCGCACAAACTTGAGTTGGGGGGGCGAACCGGACGGGAGTTGGCTGATGATGCGTTTGAATGCCTGGGCCGGAAAACAGTCGTCATCCTTGGTGCCCGAAATACGGTGATACAGCGCCCGGTAGTTGTCCGGCGTGGGTGGCACACGCTCCATGGCGAGGCGCCTGAGCGTTTCCCTTGCTATTTCCGATGGCGAGCTGAAATCCGACATGACCGCGCGAAGGTGGGTGACTTTGCGCTTTAACGGCCGTTGCGACAACGGACTTTAGCCATAATTCGACGATGTCATGGGCTCGTGCGGGCGAATGGGAGCACTCAGTCGACGAGGCCGTACTTGAGGCCGTAGTGCGTCAGCTCGGCGTTGTTGCGCAGGCGCATCTTTTCGAGCAGGCGTGCGCGATAGACGCTCACCGTCTTGACACTCAGATTGAGTTCTTCGGCAATCTGGGTCAGGGTCTTGCCCGAGGCGATCATGCACAGGGTCTGGTATTCCCGATCAGAGAGCTTTTCATGCAAGGGGCGATCGGTGTCCTCGCTGATGGCTTCAGCCAGCTCCATGGCCAGTTCGGGGCTGACATACTTCTTGCCACTGGCGACCTGGCGGATGGCCGTCACCAGCAAATCAGGCGCGCTCTGCTTGGTGAGGTAACCGGCAGCCCCGGCCTTGAGGGCACGAATGGCGTACTGGTCTTCGGGGTACATACTCAGGATCAGAACGGGCAGGCGTGGATGTTCTTTCTTGATCAGTTTGAGGGCGTCGATGCCGTTGCGGTCGGGCATGGAGACGTCCATGAGCACCACGTCCCACTCGCCCTCGCGGCTTAGATGAAGGGCCTCCACGCCGTTACAGGCCTCGCCCGCGACCTCCATGTCCTCGGTGTCCGACAGAATCTGCCTCAGACCCTGACGCACAATGGCGTGGTCGTCGGCAATCATGACGCGGATGCGCTTGGTCATTCGGTAGGCTCCTGGTGAATGGCGCTCTGGATCGGGTCGTCCGCAGGTACCGTGATCTGCAACAGGGTACCCTTCGGTGCGCGAGCTTGCACGACGACAGTGCCGCCGAGGCTGGCGATCCGCTCGCGGACGCCGCGCAGACCGAAGGACTTGGGTTTGGCCAGATCTTCGTCCGAAATGCCGACCCCATTGTCGCCGACCTCAAGCAGAACGCCGTCGCCCGTGTGCATGAGCCTGACTTCGACTTCGCTGGCCTGGGCATGCTTGCTGACGTTGGTCAGCGCCTCCTGGAAGATACGGAAGAGCGCAATCGATTCGTCTTCGGGCAGCTCGGCATCGTCGTCCGCGCACAGAATGCGGCAGGTCAGTCCGGTGCGCTGGGCAAAGTCTTCCGCCTGGCTTTCGATGGCGGCCGCCAGACCGAAGTCCTTGAGGATACCCGGGCGTAGTTCGCGGGTGACACGCCCGACCGTTTCAATGGCTTCATCGATCAGCGTCTGGATCTGCCCAATGCGCTCATGCAGCTGCTCTCGAGGTATGTCGGGCTTGGAGGCAATCAATGCGGTGGAAAACTTGAGCGCCACAAGGTGCCCGCCCAGTACGTCGTGCACATCGCGGGCAATGCGCTCGCGTTCCTCTTCCTTCGCATTCTGCAGGTGGTTGGACAAGGCCTTCAGGTGCAACTGGGATGCGCGCAGTTCGGATTCCGTGCGCTTGCTCTGGGTGATGTTCCACATCACGCCTTCCCACACCTGGGTGCCGTTTGCTTCCGTGCGAGCGGACCCACGCACGTTGATCCATTTGGTGTCACCTGCCGTGGTGTGAATGCGTCCCTCCCAGTTGAGCTTGTCGCCCGAACTTGCGCTGTGTTCCAGCTCGGCGAAGAGCGTCTGGCGGTCTTCCGGGAGCAGTTGCGACTCGAAACGCGTGCCGTTGGCGCACAACGACTTGGGGGACATACCCAGCAGCATCTCGGTCGCTTCGCTGGCAAACAGGAATTCAAGGGCCTCGCCGGGCCGGCGCTCCATCTGGAAAATGACGCCCGGCGTGTTTGCCGCTGCAGCATGAAGGCGCGCCTCGGTCTGCTGTTGAATCTTGAGTTCGCGTTGCCGTGCGCGCCGGTTCTCAGCTTCGCGCAACTCGCGCTCGACGGCGG
Coding sequences within:
- the rfbG gene encoding CDP-glucose 4,6-dehydratase, whose amino-acid sequence is MEVLVSTSAYQGRRIMVTGHTGFKGSWLTRWLTHLGARVSGLALPPASHPALFIEASLEHTLAHHIADVRDASAVQQIFASSRPELVFHLAAQSLVRASYEDPIGTYATNVMGTAHVLDAAQRCGAQGVVVVTSDKCYAPPPGAAGYREGDALGGDDPYSSSKACAELVTASWRASFRDTGAPRIASARAGNVVGGGDWAADRLVPDLVRAALSGAETRIRQPHAIRPWQHVLEPLAGYLNLGARLLAGDTTAERAWNFGPAAADMTSVAHVADALCERLGGVWVSDTQPHPHEAGVLRLDSSDARSLLGWQPRCSLPDTLDLVADWYRRHHDGESAQVLMDENIAAYAALLEPAE
- the rfbF gene encoding glucose-1-phosphate cytidylyltransferase codes for the protein MKAVILAGGIGTRLTEETHLKPKPMVEVGGRPLLWHLMKIFTAHGITDFIICLGYKGYVIKEYFANYFLHTSDVTFDMRNNRMEVHEQHAEPWRVTLVDTGEHTMTGGRLARVKRFVADDDAFFFTYGDGLADIDLTALWRFHETHDQLATVTAVTPKGRFGALELEGDCVTHFVEKPLEQTNTINGGFFVLSPKVIDTIDGDKTAWESTPLERLVERGELNAFRHHGFWQPMDTLREKLLLENLWDSGQAPWKCW
- a CDS encoding HAD family hydrolase, coding for MSRFSTYIFDLDGTLIDSAPAILASFRQAFEQTGTAPVRPIGSDIIGPPLKETLELLSGTTDPGTIERLSDAFKSAYDGGGLKATTAYEGVDRMLHDLRAAGKSLHIATNKRLHPTRAILDMFGWRDLFDSVYALDMTEPRLPSKAAMIERQLSELSLQATETAYVGDRAEDGESADANALAFFAATWGYGALTPDELSPGWTLLPDPDAKVLLSA
- a CDS encoding hybrid sensor histidine kinase/response regulator encodes the protein MNPAIQARRPLRLLMIEDNEDDALLLSHRFRHAGYDLDVLRVDTPAGTESALRHHTWDLIISDHDLPGFSAIAALGILQQLQLDIPFIIVSGVIREETAIAAMRAGAHDYLSKNRLERLFPAVERELREAENRRARQRELKIQQQTEARLHAAAANTPGVIFQMERRPGEALEFLFASEATEMLLGMSPKSLCANGTRFESQLLPEDRQTLFAELEHSASSGDKLNWEGRIHTTAGDTKWINVRGSARTEANGTQVWEGVMWNITQSKRTESELRASQLHLKALSNHLQNAKEEERERIARDVHDVLGGHLVALKFSTALIASKPDIPREQLHERIGQIQTLIDEAIETVGRVTRELRPGILKDFGLAAAIESQAEDFAQRTGLTCRILCADDDAELPEDESIALFRIFQEALTNVSKHAQASEVEVRLMHTGDGVLLEVGDNGVGISDEDLAKPKSFGLRGVRERIASLGGTVVVQARAPKGTLLQITVPADDPIQSAIHQEPTE
- a CDS encoding response regulator, which encodes MTKRIRVMIADDHAIVRQGLRQILSDTEDMEVAGEACNGVEALHLSREGEWDVVLMDVSMPDRNGIDALKLIKKEHPRLPVLILSMYPEDQYAIRALKAGAAGYLTKQSAPDLLVTAIRQVASGKKYVSPELAMELAEAISEDTDRPLHEKLSDREYQTLCMIASGKTLTQIAEELNLSVKTVSVYRARLLEKMRLRNNAELTHYGLKYGLVD
- a CDS encoding GGDEF domain-containing protein; amino-acid sequence: MERVPPTPDNYRALYHRISGTKDDDCFPAQAFKRIISQLPSGSPPQLKFVRQFEQAVVQRSWPPIARALIELSTATDSGNLAWSSLLQQLIEQLDRRHANLTQARKRESLAHVLKSTGGDASVLHTRLGGLVRSWSSNSEADDAQLVPDTPASETQASAAAEKPETTALVGSPSDQQTLNAIALATLAPELGAELELLMHRGVRSFLSDLPALADAVDTVGKRLAANPSRTDLPELQASLEELALKLEWAGEDQASVRESLTALLQLVVQNISALVIDDRWLSGQLAVLHQAFSQPLDIRSLDEVERRLRDVIDQQGKLKQELSNAQSRLKQMLAGFIDRLADMSDSAGTFHDTLEQCAGEIEQAEDISQLSDVVENLLRETRAAQESAKRSSEDLQSLRDQVDLANAEIAKLQNELHHTSEMVRHDPLTGALNRKGLDEALKREIARAQRRSSSLCIGLLDVDNFKKINDNHGHHAGDAALLHLTEVVKENLRPQDSLGRFGGEEFVVILPDTDAEDAVKAMHRLQRALTNKYFLTGGQKLLITFSAGVARLEDDEPAEAAIDRADKAMYRAKKAGKNRVMMA